The DNA window GGTTAGTAAACGAAAACCAGCAAAATCATTGTTCAGAGGATACTCTATAAACtgttatatttgaaatagtaaTGTTGGTGTCGTTTTTGTCAAGCTAggttcacactgccgatcagatCAACTCGATCAAGCCCGATCGAGACAAATTACGTGATCGGGAGACTAGCCTGACTCTATCGACAAGAGTCTTCGGGATAATCTACCTTGCTCTTCATCGATCTGACTTTCTACCCGATAGTTTTTGACATGTTGAGTAGGGATCGAGAACCAATTCACTCGAGAAGAGATCGAGGAATCGTCAAGTAACGATCGTATTGATCGGGAAAGGATCGTGAAGAGATCGAGTTTGGTTGGAATACAAAATTTTTACCGATCAGTAATCGATCATCTCGACCTTTGTTCGACTAATGTCCGATCATTTCCAGATTAACTCGACCAATGCACTATCGCTACCAGATCACTGCGACttctatatttatgtatttcaaGACCAATTCAACTAATACCCGATCCCTTCGCGACCACATTCGACCGATCTTCGATCTCTACTCGGCTATACACGAGAACACATCATTGCTTCACGATTCTCTAAAAGTGTGTGCAGATCTGATTAACTCTCATAACTCTGCTTCCGCAAAAATATATTGGCAACATTTTTGTTAACTGTACAAAAATTCCCCCATGTACTGTAAGTGTCttcacttttaatttgcaaGGAGAGGTTACATTTTAAAGGAGAGGCAAAAGACACCAAATAACCAATCAAACTCAAAGGTCGAAAACAAACCGACACACCCCTAGCGAAAAACGAAAACCAACGAGCAGACAAATGACAGTCCACATAACATACAAAACTAATGTAACTTAACAAAACctgggatgatctcaggtgttccagAAAGGAAGAAAATCCTGCAATTTTGGCACCggcaaatttttcaaaatatgaaagcAATAACATTCATTATTAGACTGCTAATGACAAAGTTATCTTTCAAAGTATTTTGCCGTTTGTCCAGAAATGTttgtagtatataaaaaaagaagatgtggtacaaaTGCCACTGAGACAGCTCTTtacaaaacaccaaaaaaacacagaaattattcATAACAATTAAAGGTCACCCTACAgtcaatttttgtttcattcgAACTTTTTGACGTAATTTCACACAAAATTGAGACGAAAGCAAACTATACACTCGCTGCAAATGCGTCTACAGTTTTTCATTCGGCATTTGTTAGTTTAAAcgatgcatttctttctaacattAACATTAAATCAATGATCTAAACGTGTTCTTGCTTGTCATAACtcaaaacaatgtttaaaattaCTCCAATGTAGGTATCACCCtcctttcttttatataaataacagcTATGAAAGAAAATTTGAGTAATTTTAGACAATGTTTTGAGTTATGACAAGCAAGAACATACatcattttaatgtttaaaattacTCCAATTTAGGTATCACCCtcctttctttcattttttcccCGCGTAATAAGttcaaataacaacaaaatgtGCAAGCGTTTCTGACAGTTCAAGCAGGTTCAGCAAACTGTGATTAAAGGATGAATTAGTTTCTACTTCTGTAAAgtttaacaaactaaaacaaacGTCACACAACGTTTACCAAATTttggttagaaagaaatgcattcttgatctcatttttactctttgagtatgtttgttttgttcatacatcgttgacaatgtaatggaatttgatgcgactgtcatacaagtgagaggtttagctagctataaaaccaggttcaatccaccattttctacattagaaaatgcctgtaccaagtcaggaatatgacagttgttatccattcgtttgatgtgtttggacttttgattttgccttttgattttggattttcctttttgaattttcctcggagttcggtatttttgtgtttttactttttgatagatatatgttaagttgtaaacagtttcagaaaaggtatcactcCAGGGGATTGCAATTCTACTTTGGATCAAATTTtagggaaatatgtgacatctttgccctcttttgcaatattttttagcAAATACATGCAGGTTGTTGCAATACAGCAAAAAGAAAATCGATATCTTTTATCTTTCAACTACTGGATATCAAATCTATGAAAAAAACTGATTACTAGTACAAACACATgtacatatatgacacaaacggtacgctttatttttaagatagcaAGGACAAGGGGTGgtaaagtttatatatattgctATCTAACATAAGTACTAATCCAGTGACAAATCTCATTTTGTTGTGTCATTTCCAAAAAAAGAGCAACAAAACTGCCATTAGATATCAGTGTCCACTCTGAGGACGTTTTTATAAGCATTGAGTTCCTCTTTGTTGAGTAAGTGCAAGTCTATCATACTGCCCACACAGTGGTCGCAGTGTCAGCCAGCTACTGCCTCACCTAGATTTCTGGGCGCCCGTTGTTGTCTATAACACCATCTTCTATGCCCTCTTCATGCTCCGTCACAGCTATTAATCTGTCTCTCTAAGCTCTTACCACCTTGCCCACAAATCCAACTGCTTAATTTCTAtgtagatattttaaatgtatgattttactCGGACCTGCTACTGAATGTAACCAAATAAACGGAGAATGTTTCCATCTAGCATATATAACAGTATAAAGGGTCATTTCGCAAGAACGACCACCCACATTCGCATTTGGACTGacttttattgtaataaacattgtgtatacagagtttcataacatttggttgaggcaaaataaaattagagaacggaaactaaTATTGTTGGGACGTACGTACGTTCGTagggacggacggacggacatgGGTAACACTTAATGCCCACACCGATACGGCGGGGAATGAACACTTCGGAcgtttttataatgaaattgtgCATACCCGACCAATTCCCGATTATCCCTACGACCCATACACGACCAGGTCGATCTGGTCTGGTCGAGATCAGGCTGAGATCGTGAATAGTTGATTTGGTTTACATAGTCGAGTAAAGATCGTGTAAAGATCGTGAATTGATCGGAATTATCGAACAAGTATTCATTTTGTTGTCGAGATGGAGTCGTGATGGAGTCATTAAGGAGTCGTGAATGGTCGAGTTAAGGTCGTGTAAAGTCGGATGGCGGTTAATAAGAAGTCTTAACAAGCCCGATCAAAAATTTGGTTGAGCTTGGTCGTTGAAATTTGGACAATCGGGATATTTGAATTGatctgatcggcagtgtgaaccTAGCTTTATGCACGAATACAACTTTGTATCCGCAACTGTTGCCTTGCCGACTCAAATAGATTGTGatgttttcaacaatttcttctCGTCTGCTACACTTTTGAATTTCTTATCAATTAATTGCATAGATTTGCGTATACACTTTGTGTTGAAACGTCGCAGTGAAATATCACGGGCTGTTTCGGGTGTTGCACTACCCTTTTCTTGCCGATCAATGCTTCTGAATCTTTTAATCTTGGGTTGGAATCCACttttgaaaatggctggatcGACCCCTGCGTCGTCAGTGCACTCTATATTTCAATTCAATGCAAATAGTTCACGTCTCGGAACACGGATACAAGCTCATGTTTCGAGCATACCAGTTCCACCAATGTTCATGAGGGATAACTATTGACACCGCGAAACAAAATACTTCAATACATAATGAATCCCAAGATCTCtataataataattacataaaagaaaaacatttggGAActcgtttttcattttttgtttgttgatgttaAAAACATAGATagcaagttttaattatttgagTACACCTATTCCTACATTTCAACTTAGTTTGGCGAACAGTCTTAAATATATTTCCGACATAGAGACGTTCGTTGATAACTGTTTTTGTTTCTGGAAAAGTTCGAAACTTAAGACGTATACAAAAGTGTTTGGCCTATCCAGGAAAAAGAAAAGATTCCAAAATTATACCGAACGGCAAGTGAATTTTATGGAGAACAAATAGCTCAAAAACACCCGTCCGCTGAACTCTTCAttctctttaaaacaaaataaaagagagaAAGTATTTCTTAGCATGATAAATATGCTTACATGCTCCATGGTTGATTGCACCTTTCCTGAAACAAAGTAGTGTTCACTTTTTTCAGCAACTGTCCCAATCTAGCTACTGCAACGATATTGCGATATTTTGTGTGTCTcatgttgaatttatttttaaaataatgttagtTCATTTTATCATACTTCGTACAATTACAGCATGTTGAACCTGGCCAACACCGTATACAATACACATATAGAGAGGGTTTCTTTCTAAAAGGAAGTTAATAATTTCACTATATGCTGCCCTCAGTCAGTATGCAGGGTGGTTACACTTTTATGTTACAGAATCTATAAAACATACATGATGAACTAATTATATGACATTATTTGAATTTCTTTCTTAGTCTTTTATCGCTTTCTCAGTACTGCAACACTACACAATTCagtcaaaattcaaatttagtggccaataaatgttttacaaatatatagaaaGTCCTTAATATTTGACATAGTTCAccataatttaacaaaaataaacagttcATATTCTTCCATTAACAAGATGATGCATTTGTATTTACACAGCCAGAATACAACATGAACTGAATAAAGAAAATACGTACCACtttcaggaacaaaaaagcagAAAACGATCCATACAACAAAAACCATCTTACATAAACATGTTCATTGACTGCATGCTCTACTTCACTCTTATTACAACTGTTTCAACTGATACTGATAGTCtgttatacatatacatgtacttaataaTTATAAACGCCGTTTAGTCAAACTCAATGTATGTGTCGATCGTTATTTCAAAGAAGACGCTGCATTATTAAAAAGCAGAACTGATGTCACAATTACTCTGGAAtttattgttgtaaaaaatCGATAAATTCTCTCACAAACACGTTTGAAGggggacttttttttatatatatttgtgagtgatttggtccagtttaTACACCAATAAGTCCCTTAAACAATGTGTTCCATCCTTACAATGCTTAACGTGAGAGATAATGGTTGGTCTATCTATACAAAGTTTATAATTACGACCGTATCTATGATAatttatgtcaacacagaagtgctgactactgggctggtcaAACCCTCGGTAATAAAACTCAattagcagtggcatcgacctagtggttgtaaataaacatcATACATTCTAGGATTGAAActttgtatttgcgccagacatgcgtttcgtctacaaacgaCTCATCACGGAGCCTTAACTTACACAGAACAGCATGCTATAAAGGGCCTTAAAACTCGCtagtgcaaaacaattcaatcaggAATCTGTATTTATGCATGATATCTTAAACTTAATCATAACTATTAATATCAACATTGAAAAATGGAAAACGGCAGCCAAAGAGGGGGGATTGATGCTGTGAAATGGAATTGGACATCATAAGTGTTATGGCAATGTTATTAACTGAGAGCGAATAATTAGATACAATACGAATAAACTTATCAATAAATTATTCTTAAAATACACTTATTAtaaggttaccaattcaacactgtaatgaAACCTTTGTTTTTTGatagtataaatattgattttgctattagttatttaaaacaatactaAATATTACACGAATTTCCCGTATGCTCTTTCACTGTATAAAAAACTCcagtatgtgttttttttaacaacataataatatttattcatcAAATCTTGCTTGTGTCAAATGTCACCAAAATCACTAGTATGTTAGTATTCTATATTTCATGTTAATTGTCAAAGGAAAAACTACcaattttttcataaacaaaataatttggtGAGGGGCTTCgtatttcaagtattttctttATGAAACGTAAATGCACCTTttcattattatctttttttctcaaaaccaATGATTTCACAAGTACGAAGCAAAATATGTGAGACAAGTGTGTCAAAAATCTTCTACGGAATTGTAAATCTGGCAAATCTGTGTTTGTTTCTCGTCTTTGTATATACAGAATATACTGCCTTCTGTGCTTGCTCTTTTTATAGTTTCCTTGCATTAACTAATCTGCTGTTGAAATAGAACTTAAACAATTATATGATTCACATACATTGATCGCATTGCCGTTCATCATGAATTCACCATTCATTGTACGCCTTTACTTTGAAAAAGTCAATATTAACTTCTTACTTCCAGGGTTTAAAGtatattccaaaaaaaatgtttttgcaaaccttaagcattttttttttatattatgacagtcgtcatttttacaaaaacataacaattaTTAAGTATGTATCAAATGCATCATTTGTAATATCGTCAATCATTTCGAACTGTTCAATACCGTTAATTTCGAAATATTCttcaatgttatttataaataatgaaaagagaAAAGGCGGGAGATTTCACCTTGTCTGACACCTagtttctatttattttatgcAAGAATCCAGTTTGGAAGCATGAATCTAAATGTACAAATAGTGTAGCCTAAATTGCTCCCACAGAATTTCACATATTCATTAAAACTTATAATTGGttcattgtaaaatataataaacaacaaaacgaAATTATACTTTTCTCGTCGTCAAGTTTTCAGAATTGATAAAGGATACAATTGATTATCTATGCtataatttcaaattgtttgtGGTTGGAGATGCATGCTGAATGGCAATCAACTTATGTTATAAGCCTTTTACTTTTAGTTTAAGCAAGGGAATATCTAACTCGATGCATATACTGCATATAACAATTGATAATTTAGTACTACGCATTACTATTAACAAATGCCTTGACATAATTGGATCTAGATTATTAAAAACGAAAAGCatgtatttgaaaatgttttaaaccatgcatgattataaaaaatattactattTCATAGGAGAATTGTCTGTCATAATAATCATCAAAGGTACAAGGCTGATAatctaatacgccagacgcgcgtttcgtcttcataaaaGAGGCGATGGAAATTATGAAGAAAGGCTTGATGTTCATActtttcctgactttgtacacgctaaataaatgtttatcggaggaattttgtgacaaaaatgacATCGAGTGCCAGCATCCTGACAATATATATGGTATTAGGTATCTTCACCATGACAGGATTCAGCAAACTAATATACTCCGTCGATTAAAACAGCTCAGTTTAATAGAATGTGTAACGAAATGTTTTATGATAGCCGGGTGCGTCGCTGTGAATTATAGAAAGGATCTGAAAATATGCGATGTACTTGACGAATTAGATGTTGGAGAAAATCTGAACGTAGAGGCTGGAAGTATCTATGCTAAAAATTCAATCTGGTCTAAGGTAATAACCTCTTAATCTGGAAAATGCTTTTTCTTTGCAATCTGTACATTCGTTTACTAGTTTTTGTCTTAATGATTATATTGCCATATACTGAGTTTTGTATATTCTTTCTTTCTAGTGGGGCGGCTTAGTAtcgaaattttacaaaatcatacaaATGGTGATACTAGCATAGGATGTTTGGATGTACTTTAACGTACTAGAGGGGTAGCAaacacatttttgattttttcacgGCGGCCACCTTGAATTTATTCGCCAATTTGACATTTGTGCATATTTTGTTCAACtacttaattttaaaagacGAATTTTCATGTCTTGTTCAGTATCAAATCAATAGCAAGCTACCGTTCGATAGTCAAAATGTCTCAATAAAAAGTGATAAACAAAATTGGATTACGAAAAGAAGTATGGAAATTATAACCAGTTTAATAGAGAAAATATGAAAAGAGAGACAATTAGAGAAACATAGTTTTCTGACGCCACTAGATAACCGTTAGTTCTTGTTTCATATTATAACCCaattcgtcacaactcggcaGATTCCTCGCCTTCATCtagaaggagagtagcggaATCACCCGATGATTGCCGATTGATTATAACCCCTTAAAAGGGACgtgattttatctttttaattaatgaatataaGTCGGTAagaataaatagaaataccattTTATTACATCACCATACcaaaattttaaagataaaaacagGAAAAGTTTATTAACGTGTTGAATATATCTAACTTTATAAAGCATGAATGGACATTTACAAAGAAGACTACCAGGGGCCGCTTAAGTGCTGGTAAGATTTTCCCGATGTTTCAAAGTTAAATTCTGGtctttgcatatatatttattatctcATAAGGATGTTAGGCTTTTCAtatataaactcattatagataccatgatttaaatttttaaatttacgccagacgcgcgtttcgtctacaaaatactcatcagtaaggctcgaataaaaaaaattgaaaaggccaaatacagtacgaaattgaagagcattgagaaccaacgaaatcataaaagttttgccaaacacagctaaggtaatctattcctgatgTTTAAAAGACttagtatttcataaaaatcgaagttttgttaacagttaatttacaattataaacataagtgctgactactaaTAATAATCTCAAAAGGATGTTAGgctttgcatatatatataataataatttcagtggcggatctagaaattttcataagtgggggcccactgattGCCTAAAAGGGGACCGCTCTTGTCATGCTTCAGTGCTTCcctatataattaaattttccCCAAAAAGGGGAGGGGGTGGGGGCTTGTAAACCCTCTAAATCCACCTATGAATCCTAACCGGATATTAgattttgcatatatattaataatctcaaaagtctgcatacaaataTATAGAAGACTTGAATTCGTTGTTCACCTGACAATCATCGAAAAACAACGAAAAAGGGTCGAACGAGTTTTCTTTGCATCCCTGATCTTTCAATAGTCATGACATTTAGAACAGAGTAAGTTTATATGTAAAACCTGACAGCAATAAAAGGAACATGTGGTAATTGTTGAACTTCAATTTATAGAGCTTAAAGTGCCAGTTTGATATGAACACGTATTGCAACAGAATACCAATAACAGTAAGGTTTGGTCTGGGTTTTTTTATGtctttataatttttgataCATTCATGTTAAGCGTACACATTGATgcttacaaaaatatatatctaaaaatgttcattttcgAAATGCACAGGGATTGAAACATTACTTTGTtaaccaaaatatgaaaattatcgaAACAGAGTCGAGAGCGTTGGATTGATTCAGCTGATCTTGTCAAATTCATTAAATTCttctatatatcatttttttacctatttataaactatcaatatatatatctctttgaagattttgaaagaTCTGCTTGGTTAAGGAATTGCTCTGTGCATTTGTTATATATTGAAGATGAAATGATATTGGTGACAGGTTTTTATAGTGTTGtattttaaccttttaaatattggaaaaccatttatttatgtttctttaGATATATCGATACTAGAAAATccgttttgttttcttatattagaATTACAGTACAGTAAACGTAAACCTGCATTTTTATCTTATTGACTAAAATCTTTAAACTTTACATGAAAAATTTTAACTTAAATATGGATTAAAATTTGAAGACAACGATGAAAAGAGTTGTAGTGATCGATTTCTTTTGTAGCTCCAattaaaatatgacaataatGGAATATTTAAATGTTGTATTACTATTAGCAAAGAGAACTGAATGACAAACAAACAACGAACATATCGCTGACATCATATACATTCAGTTATATGGTTGAAAATTATCGAAATAATTTGAATCTTTTTAGCGATTTCCAAACAtcttgataaattaaaatacaattgtTTCGGCCTTCAAATTTCAAGTTGCATTCCAGAATCTGTTttctcatataaaattatataatagttTTTGTTGGGATGTggatgtttttatatttatgtacatCTTTGTTTAGACTTTAGCTGGATCATGTGCAGACTACACCTGTTTTGCCGGAGATAAATGTGTAGAACTTGAAACTGGTGGGGTTAGCTCTGCATACGTTTGTAAGTTATAACAGATATGATACTCTCAGACACTTATATTTTAAACTCAAACGTTTTCATCAAATAGACAGTTTTAAAGATGACgataaagtatttataaacgcaactattgaatattgaataggaaaatattttttcataatatcaATTAATATGAATTGCCTTACACAATAAATAGGATTAATTCATGGGCAAAAAATCACGGAATTTAAGGATGTATTTAAAAGGGAAAACAAGGGATCCCAATGCTCCTGTTTACACATTTAGAATTACAGTTTTTTTACACTTCATCATTTGTAGATTGTAAGGATCCTTTTCAAAAAGCGTATAATGCTACTTGTATCGAAACGTTTGGCTTATATAAAAATCTGAAAGCTGGAAATCAATTCAAATGTAAAGCAGGGTTTTTGATGATAGGACTTCCTTTCTTGAAATGTAATGAGAATGGAGAATGGAATAAGATGTTCTGCTGCAGAGATATGGGTAAGTTAATAATAGTCTTAAATTTTCTATcatgtgtcttgtgtactattatttgtttgtttatctttttattttttagccatggcgttgtcagtttattttcaatctatgagtttgactatcccttcggtatctttcgcccctttcttttttaatagatcttatttgaaaatacattatttatattgttaactAGACAGAAGATCGGTTCCACTGTGAATTACATTCGATTTCCTTAGCTGtgtttagcatttttttttcattgaagcATCACGTATGTGTCCTTTGTATACGAAACATGCATCTGGCGAACACGAGTGTTAGACTTACATTTTTTAGTTAATTTGTGTCCgattaaatcaaattgaatacaaaaaagGCGTCAACTGAAATCGTTTGCAATTTGAATCATATGTCttaaaaatgcatttgactGTTAGTATACAAGGTATATTTCAGATGAATTCGAGATAGAATAACAAACTTAAATGTATGCattagaaatattatttacaaacaaGAAAGGCATCGGCGATGAAGTGTGTTAAGAAATTCAACTGTATCACGAGCCTGCcaacactgaggttgtaagGTGAACCACACATGTGGTTGGTGCGCAGGACTACAGTTTCAATTTACTAGGATTGTAAGTTTCCCTGCCGACTGTCGATTGTTCACTCCGGGTACTCCAGCCTTTTCTACCAATAACAACTGACAGCCATGAAATAGCAAATAGTTTTGACGAAGTAGTTAAACATCAatacaccaatcaatcaatctaaaaAATGACCCATAGAATTGTTGTATTGTCTTTTACAAACACTAAACGAATTGCAGAGAGAATAAAGTGTTGacaaaaaaatcctgttttgtttacatttttaattattattattatttacagtgctgatatcatgtatatagcgtttatctaaataaatatttattctaaGTGCTTTACaatgcataaaaacaatgatacaagtgcatatatatttataataaaaaaaaaaaaataaaaaaaatctattttttaaagtttcaatagaatcaaaataaaaaccgTGAAAATTACAACTCagtatatgaaaattaaaaaattttattcaaaaataatttaaaaaaatagacaaattttgaaaagtattaATAAGAAAATCAACAGAAGAGCTTCAATTTAGAAATTGGACTAATAGTTTTatgtcttaaaataaaaagagtaaaggaaataaaaatgcaattaCAAATAAGTAAGTATgagaaatgtataaaaataaaaagtgtaatTTTTAACAGATATTCTACCACGTGACTGCAGTGACATACCACATGAATGTGGCTCAGGTGTATACACAATTTCTCTAGAAGATCAACAGTTTGATGTGTACTGTGATATGGACACAGCCGGATTTGGATGGACTGTAAGTGTAgttaaaattatatacttttcCCTATGTTCAAGAACATTTGAAAACTAATATATGTCCTGAGCACGCcttaccaagtcagaaatagaTGTTTCATCATTTGTTCCGTTGGTTGATGTAGTGGAATAATCTTTGTCTGGGTTTAAAGACCTGCTGTATTGGTAGTCTTATTGGTTTTGttatcagaaaattaaaatcaaacttaatataatttctacatacatgtacatattcaTATTCATGGCTATGTCGATACATATTTCTTGGCGTTGCACTATCTCCCTTATTAATGACAAATATTGTTTATCCTACATATCTTCCAGTGATCCGTTTCAGCAAGTTTACTTCATTTGTATTCGTCTtttgatttgacttttaaaGCGTGTTACAGTACTGAATGCATTATACGTGAAATAGATAATTTGTGGATTGTCCACGCATGGATAGATCATATTTCGTTTTAAGTTCATGTGATTCGGGAGATTTCAAATTGtcaccaaaatcaaa is part of the Mytilus trossulus isolate FHL-02 chromosome 13, PNRI_Mtr1.1.1.hap1, whole genome shotgun sequence genome and encodes:
- the LOC134694463 gene encoding microfibril-associated glycoprotein 4-like, whose translation is MIAGCVAVNYRKDLKICDVLDELDVGENLNVEAGSIYAKNSIWSKTLAGSCADYTCFAGDKCVELETGGVSSAYVYCKDPFQKAYNATCIETFGLYKNLKAGNQFKCKAGFLMIGLPFLKCNENGEWNKMFCCRDMDILPRDCSDIPHECGSGVYTISLEDQQFDVYCDMDTAGFGWTVFQTRTDGTINFYRGWSDYEVGFGNLKYEFWLGNKFIHLLTSTARYKLYIHLEAFDGNSRYAEYSEFSIGDAASNYILNVDGYSGNAGDSLMISGKLNHTGMMFSTTDRDNDRETRNCAQLFKGAWWYNACHNANLNGAYLGGQISSFADGIIWYTWKGYYYSLKSTKMMIKRY